The genomic region GGATGAATTTTCCCTTTCTCAAATGTCTCGTCGTGTGCTACACCTTCCGGATGGGGATAGGACTAAATCTTTCTATATCTGTACACCGGAAGATACAATCCTACAAAAACTGCTCTGGTTTCGGATGGCTAACAGCGAATCTCAAAAACAGTGGCGAGATATTTTAGGTGTCTTAAAACTCCAAAAGGAACTTCTCGACTTTGACTATCTTGGAGAATGGGGGAAAAAATTAAATTTAACAGACCTACTTCTACAAGCTCTAAGAGAATCTGGGAATGGATAGCCACCCAAACTATTACAGCATCTCATTCCTCCTTTTGTGTATTCTCTTTAGATTGAAAAGTCTGTTCCATGACATTTTGAATTGTTTGTAGATCGGGTTTTTTACCACCCATTAAATCTCCAAAATAAACACAAGCAGCTTCACCCAAAGACCAGGTATAAGCACCCGCCCAAGATGCTGCAATTACAGTGCCAAAACCGGGGATAAATTTAATTAATTCTCTTCCTATAGCTTGAGCCAAAAAACCACCTGTAATTGTACTAACAATTCCACCTGCTTGGGAAGGGGTCAAAGTTTGACCATATAATTTGCCCAAAAGTCCAACCATGGAAACTTGTAAAGCTGTTAAAACTGGCATAGTAGTGAAGGGTAAAGGTACTGCTGCTAAAGTAGTGGCCATAATGGAAAAAGGTAAAATATATCTTCTAGCGGTATCACGATAAATATTGCCTAATTTATCTCCCGCTTGTTCATCTAACAACTGATAAATTGTCTTAGCTTCTGCTTCTGGTAAAAGACTGGTTAAACTATCTCGAAATGCTTCTAGTCCATAAAAAACTGGACTATAACCATCTTCCTCTAAGGTAAAATCTACCAGAGTTGCTCGGTCATATAACCCGGAAAAGTTAGCTTTAATTTCATCAAATGCTCGATTAATTTCTGCAAAATTTGGTGGATAATCAGGGTGATTTTTCATATCCGGTGGATAGATTTCATGTAAACATGTTACTGCCAATAAACAGGGAATATGTGTATACTGCTGACGTAATTTTTGGGCAATATTTCGTAGGGTATCGGTGGCAAAGTCGTTGATTTTTACAGTTAGTATGAAAACTCTTGCTCGCTTGGTTCCAGTATTTAAATCCTTAATTATCTCTTGAATAATAACCTCTGTATCTTTGTCAGTATCGCCCAAACCTACTGTGTCTGTAAAGATAATTAATGGTAAATCATTATTAGGATAGATATATCTTTCTGTATTTTGAGTGTGGGGACGAAAACCCTGACCAATAATCTCTGGAGACACACCTGTAAAACCCCTAACAATTGAACTTTTACCAGTTTGTGGTTTCCCAAGTAATAAAGCTTCTGTAGTGGGTAATTGACTAGTAACTGTGGCCAAAATTTCTGCCACTTGACTATCATTAATACTAAACCATTGTTGTACACTTTGTTTCCCTTTCTCTACAGCACGGGAAACTAATGTTTGCCAATAATTGACCGGGTTAACATCTGATTTAGTTTCGGACTGATTCGACTCAGCAAAATTTAATTCTTTTATCACTTCACCAACTGACTGGTAACGTTCACGGACAGATGCTGTCATTTTATCCAAAATTCTTCCCAGTTGGTCAGTGACAGAATTAGTACCTAGATGGTTACGCCATAAAAATTTTTCTGTTGTGGTATCATAAAAGCTAGTAGGGTCAACATTAGTAACCAAGTACATACAAGTTACACCCAGACTATATATATCACTACTAAATGTGGCTTGACCTCTAATTTGTTCCGGAGCGCAATATTCCATGGAACCAATAACTGTACCCTCCTTCATTTCAGCTTGTCCATCCACCACTTTAGCTGCACCAAAATCTACTAAGAAAAGTTTACTGTCCATAGCACGACGAATTATATTTTCTGGCTTAATGTCACGATGAATAACCTGCTTTTCATGGACAAATGCTAGAATATTTAACAACTCTATTAATAGTTCCCTTATCTGGGTGGTGGAGAACACTCCTTTTTTCTGGAGTTCTACCTCCAAAGTATCACCTTCTATATACTCTTGAACTAAATACTGACGATTATCCTCAGAGTGGGTAAAATAATCGAACAGTTCTGGGATTTGGGGATGTTGGCCCAACTCCTCTAATTGTCTTGCTTCTTGATTAAATAGACGGGATGCTTTGTCAATAGTATCTGTTCCTTGAGCTTGGGGTAAAAATTGTTTAATGACACATAAAGGTTGGGAGGGTTTTCCCGTATCTGTTGCTAAAAATGTGCGTCCAAACCCTCCCTGTCCCAGAATTTTTCTGGGAATGAATCTTTCTCGCAGGATTAATTTGCTACCACATTTTTGGCAGTATTTACAATTGTCTGGATTGTAATTTAAGCAGTGCGGATTTAGACAGCAGATTGTATTCATCTTACTCACGCCCATATGAATTTTAAGTTGGTAGGATTCTTGTCAGTAATATAACGAGTATAATACAAGATGGTAATAAAATATGGTTTGATGATAGCGTAGCGTTGGGTTTCATACTTCAACCCAACCTACGTCTATCTTATATTTAATTCCACCCACCCACTTAGTGTCAACTAATCAAAGATATACAGAAACAATCACAATTAAATGAATTTGTTTTCACAAATGTTTGTAATTTACAGAATCTTCATTTTTGATCCATTAAAACTTGATAT from Cylindrospermopsis curvispora GIHE-G1 harbors:
- a CDS encoding YcjF family protein, yielding MTASVRERYQSVGEVIKELNFAESNQSETKSDVNPVNYWQTLVSRAVEKGKQSVQQWFSINDSQVAEILATVTSQLPTTEALLLGKPQTGKSSIVRGFTGVSPEIIGQGFRPHTQNTERYIYPNNDLPLIIFTDTVGLGDTDKDTEVIIQEIIKDLNTGTKRARVFILTVKINDFATDTLRNIAQKLRQQYTHIPCLLAVTCLHEIYPPDMKNHPDYPPNFAEINRAFDEIKANFSGLYDRATLVDFTLEEDGYSPVFYGLEAFRDSLTSLLPEAEAKTIYQLLDEQAGDKLGNIYRDTARRYILPFSIMATTLAAVPLPFTTMPVLTALQVSMVGLLGKLYGQTLTPSQAGGIVSTITGGFLAQAIGRELIKFIPGFGTVIAASWAGAYTWSLGEAACVYFGDLMGGKKPDLQTIQNVMEQTFQSKENTQKEE